CAATAACGCTCCGCGTTGCATCCCTAGTTAACGGATTTGTCAGGTGAGTGAAAAAGAAATCGATCAGGCTCTGGTCGAGCGCGTACAGAAGGGCGACAAGGCGGCGTTCGAACTCCTGGTCTCCAAATACCACCGCAAGATCATTCGGCTGATCTCGCGCCTCGTGCGGGATCCCGCCGAGGTCGAGGATGTGGCCCAGGACGCGTTCATCAAGGCGTATCGTGCGCTGCCGCAATTCCGCGGCGAATCGGCGTTCTATACGTGGTTGTACCGAATTGCCGTCAACACGGCGAAGAACTACCTTGCGACGCAAGGCCGCCGGGCGCCGACCTCGACCGAGGCCGATGCGGAGGAAGCGGAAACTTTCTCGGACGCAGACCAACTAAGGGATATCAACACGCCTGAGTCGATGTTGATGAGCAAGCAGATTGCCGAGACGGTCAACGCTGCAATGGCTCTGCTGCCCGAGGAACTGCGCCAGGCAATCACGCTGCGCGAGATCGAGGGCCTGAGCTACGAAGAGATCGCGGAAATGATGGGCTGTCCGATCGGGACGGTCCGGTCGCGGATCTTCCGCGCGCGCGAAGCAATCGCTGCCAAATTGCGTCCGCTGCTCGATACGCCCGAAGGCAAGCGCTGGTAAGCGCGACGGGCGGAACGACGCGGGTCGGGGTCTAGTTACGGATAGAGTCGTGAAGTCACGACGGGGTGTGCAAGATGGGGAGCATCATGGGGTCGGTCAATACGCAATCGCAAGCGTGCTCGCGCGGCGAGCGCCTTTCCGCGCTGGTCGACGGCGAAATGTTCGATGGCCCGGATCACGGGCAGTTTCTGGCTGAGCTCGACCGCGC
This DNA window, taken from Burkholderia cenocepacia, encodes the following:
- the rpoE gene encoding RNA polymerase sigma factor RpoE, coding for MSEKEIDQALVERVQKGDKAAFELLVSKYHRKIIRLISRLVRDPAEVEDVAQDAFIKAYRALPQFRGESAFYTWLYRIAVNTAKNYLATQGRRAPTSTEADAEEAETFSDADQLRDINTPESMLMSKQIAETVNAAMALLPEELRQAITLREIEGLSYEEIAEMMGCPIGTVRSRIFRAREAIAAKLRPLLDTPEGKRW